TGATTATGGTTTTTGCTTCTTTTTCATCAATGTCAAAAACCGCTTTAATTTCACTTATTAATATTTTCTTTGCTCTTTCTAATAAGCTTTTCTCAGTAGCTGATAATGCATCTATTTTTTTTCGTTTATTATAATTTCGGACTACCTGTGCAACTCTTTTTAAATTACCACTGTCAACCATTTCCATTTGAGTTTTTATTCTTGATTTATAATCCTGTTCCATCTCATCCATATCATTAGCTAATATTTCTAAGACTTCAGGAATTTTATCTTTTGTTACAATTTTTCTTAATCCAATATCAAATGCTTTTCTAATAGGAATCATC
This DNA window, taken from Atribacterota bacterium, encodes the following:
- a CDS encoding CarD family transcriptional regulator, with the protein product MTTNSYSLPMFKKGDKVAHPIFGVGSIANIEEKNVLNKNEKYYILDLAINQMTLMIPIRKAFDIGLRKIVTKDKIPEVLEILANDMDEMEQDYKSRIKTQMEMVDSGNLKRVAQVVRNYNKRKKIDALSATEKSLLERAKKILISEIKAVFDIDEKEAKTIIKEYLRKAKQNKDKPKEKQSI